The Candidatus Mycolicibacterium alkanivorans genome contains a region encoding:
- a CDS encoding tRNA (cytidine(34)-2'-O)-methyltransferase — translation MFRVMFHSPRIAPNTGNAIRMVAATGCELHLVEPLGFDLSEPKLRRAGLDYHDLASVTVHPSLAAAWAALEGARVFAFTAHAQRSFADVEYRPGDVLMFGPEPTGLDDATLADPHITGRVRIPMLPGRRSLNLSNAAAVAAYEAWRQHGFSGGR, via the coding sequence GTGTTCAGGGTGATGTTCCATTCGCCGCGCATCGCGCCCAATACGGGGAACGCGATCCGCATGGTGGCGGCCACGGGATGTGAGCTGCACCTGGTCGAGCCGCTGGGCTTCGACCTCTCCGAGCCCAAACTGCGCCGCGCCGGTCTGGACTACCACGACCTCGCCTCGGTGACCGTGCACCCGTCGCTGGCGGCGGCCTGGGCGGCGCTCGAGGGCGCCCGGGTCTTCGCGTTCACCGCCCACGCGCAGCGTTCGTTCGCCGACGTGGAATACCGGCCCGGCGACGTGCTGATGTTCGGCCCGGAACCCACCGGGCTGGACGACGCCACGCTGGCCGACCCGCACATCACCGGGCGGGTGCGCATCCCGATGCTGCCCGGCCGACGTTCCCTGAACCTGTCCAACGCCGCAGCCGTGGCCGCCTACGAGGCGTGGCGGCAGCACGGGTTCAGCGGTGGCCGCTGA
- a CDS encoding DUF3017 domain-containing protein, whose translation MTARARRRLPTREEAVDFVRRVVRAQWPILSVFLIFLLACVLVAVGFWRRGSLLIGIGVGVAAAYRLLLSDERAGLLVVRSRGVDFATMTTVCVVMVYIASTIDPLGTG comes from the coding sequence GTGACCGCTCGGGCGCGGCGCCGGCTGCCGACCCGCGAAGAGGCGGTCGACTTCGTCCGCCGCGTGGTGCGCGCGCAGTGGCCGATCCTGAGCGTCTTCCTGATCTTCCTGCTGGCGTGTGTGCTGGTGGCCGTTGGCTTCTGGCGCCGGGGTTCGCTGCTGATCGGCATCGGGGTCGGGGTGGCCGCCGCCTACCGGCTGCTGCTGTCCGATGAGCGGGCCGGCCTGTTGGTGGTGCGCTCCCGGGGAGTCGACTTCGCCACGATGACCACCGTGTGTGTGGTGATGGTCTACATCGCCTCGACCATCGACCCGCTGGGCACCGGTTAG
- a CDS encoding pentapeptide repeat-containing protein, translated as MAQWTDREFTGCDLRDEDLSGLQTERVVFTECDFGGANLTESVHLGTAFRNCRFLRTTLWHSTFRNCSMLGSSFEDCRLRPAVFDEVDFTLAVLGAADLRGVDLSGCRLREAGLVQADLRKAVLRGADLTGARTDGLRLEQADLRGARIDPTLWTTAACRGAKIDVAQALAYAAAHGLDVSGQ; from the coding sequence GTGGCGCAGTGGACCGACCGTGAGTTCACCGGCTGTGACTTGCGCGACGAGGACCTGTCCGGACTGCAGACCGAGCGGGTGGTGTTCACCGAATGCGACTTCGGCGGCGCGAACCTGACCGAGTCGGTACACCTCGGAACCGCCTTCCGCAACTGTCGGTTCCTGCGGACGACGCTGTGGCACAGCACGTTCCGAAACTGCAGCATGCTGGGATCCAGCTTCGAGGACTGCCGGCTGCGACCGGCGGTGTTCGACGAGGTGGACTTCACCCTCGCCGTCCTCGGTGCTGCCGATCTGCGCGGGGTCGACCTGTCCGGCTGCCGGTTGCGCGAAGCCGGCCTGGTGCAGGCCGACCTGCGCAAGGCGGTGCTGCGCGGGGCGGACCTCACCGGCGCCCGCACCGACGGGCTGCGACTGGAACAGGCCGACCTGCGGGGTGCCCGGATCGATCCGACGTTGTGGACCACCGCGGCGTGCCGGGGCGCGAAGATCGACGTCGCCCAGGCGCTGGCCTACGCCGCGGCCCACGGTCTGGACGTCAGCGGGCAGTGA
- a CDS encoding bifunctional o-acetylhomoserine/o-acetylserine sulfhydrylase, translating to MSTPDTEDFTANWSFETKQIHAGQTPDGTTHARALPIYQTTSYTFDNTEHAAALFGLAEPGNIYTRIMNPTQDTVEQRVAALEGGVAALFLASGQAAETFAILNLASAGDHLVASPRLYGGTYNLLHYSLPKLGIETTFVEDPDDLDSWQKAVRPNTKAFFAETISNPQIDILDIPGVAKVAHDNGVPLIVDNTIATPYLIQPIAHGADIVVHSATKYLGGHGTAIAGVIVDSGNFDWTSGRFPGFTTPDPSYHGVVFADLGAPAYALKARVQLLRDLGSAASPFNAFLVSQGLETLSLRIERHVANAQKVAEYLEGREDVVKVNYAGLPSSPWHERAKKLAPKGTGAVLAFELAGGIEAGKAFVNALKLHSHVANIGDVRSLVIHPASTTHQQLSAEEQLATGVTPGLVRLAVGIEGIDDILADLERGFAAAKSLAGADASDPRAVAAF from the coding sequence ATGAGCACCCCTGACACTGAGGATTTCACCGCCAACTGGTCGTTCGAGACCAAGCAGATCCACGCCGGGCAGACCCCGGACGGCACCACCCACGCCCGGGCCCTGCCGATCTACCAGACCACGTCGTACACCTTCGACAACACCGAGCACGCCGCCGCGCTGTTCGGACTGGCCGAGCCGGGCAACATCTACACCCGGATCATGAACCCCACCCAGGACACGGTCGAGCAGCGCGTCGCCGCCCTGGAGGGCGGTGTCGCAGCGCTGTTCCTGGCCTCCGGTCAGGCCGCGGAAACCTTCGCGATCCTCAACCTGGCCAGCGCGGGCGATCACCTCGTGGCCTCCCCCCGGCTCTACGGCGGCACCTACAACCTGCTGCACTACAGCCTGCCCAAGCTGGGCATCGAGACCACGTTCGTCGAGGACCCCGACGATCTGGACTCGTGGCAGAAGGCCGTCCGGCCGAACACCAAGGCGTTCTTCGCCGAGACCATCTCCAACCCGCAGATCGACATCCTGGACATCCCCGGCGTCGCCAAGGTCGCCCACGACAACGGGGTGCCCCTGATCGTCGACAACACCATCGCGACGCCGTACCTGATCCAGCCGATCGCCCACGGGGCGGACATCGTCGTGCACTCGGCCACCAAGTACCTCGGCGGCCACGGCACCGCGATCGCAGGTGTGATCGTCGACAGCGGCAACTTCGACTGGACATCGGGCCGCTTCCCTGGCTTCACCACCCCGGACCCCAGCTACCACGGCGTCGTGTTCGCCGACCTCGGCGCGCCGGCCTATGCGCTCAAGGCCCGAGTCCAGCTGCTGCGCGACCTCGGTTCGGCGGCCTCGCCGTTCAACGCCTTCCTGGTGTCACAGGGTCTGGAGACGCTGAGCCTGCGGATCGAACGCCACGTCGCCAACGCCCAGAAGGTGGCCGAGTACCTCGAAGGCCGCGAGGACGTGGTGAAGGTGAACTACGCGGGCCTGCCCAGCTCGCCGTGGCACGAGCGGGCCAAGAAGCTGGCGCCCAAGGGAACCGGTGCGGTGCTGGCCTTCGAGCTGGCTGGCGGCATCGAGGCGGGCAAGGCGTTCGTCAACGCCTTGAAGCTGCACAGCCACGTAGCCAACATCGGTGACGTGCGCTCGCTGGTGATCCACCCAGCGTCGACCACCCACCAGCAGTTGTCCGCCGAGGAGCAGTTGGCCACCGGCGTGACACCGGGCCTGGTCCGGCTGGCCGTTGGGATCGAGGGAATCGACGACATCCTGGCCGACCTGGAGCGCGGTTTCGCCGCCGCCAAGTCGCTGGCCGGCGCGGACGCCTCGGACCCTCGGGCCGTGGCGGCCTTTTGA
- a CDS encoding bifunctional methylenetetrahydrofolate dehydrogenase/methenyltetrahydrofolate cyclohydrolase: MVADTLDGKLTRDEIFVDLAERVAALTAAGRTPGLGTVLVGDDPGSHAYVRGKHSDCAKVGITSIRRDLPADVSQAELDETLDELNANPECTGYIVQLPLPHHLDENAALERVDPAKDADGLHPTNLGRLVLGKDAPLPCTPRGIVHLLRRYDVPIAGAHVVVIGRGVTVGRPLGLLLTRRSENATVTLCHTGTRDLPSLTRQADIIVAAVGVPHMLTADMVRPGAAVVDVGVSRVDGKLTGDVHPDVWEVAGHISPNPGGVGPLTRAFLLTNVVELAEGAL; the protein is encoded by the coding sequence GTGGTCGCTGACACCCTGGACGGCAAGCTCACCCGCGACGAGATCTTCGTCGATCTCGCCGAGCGCGTCGCGGCGCTGACCGCCGCCGGCCGCACCCCGGGGCTGGGCACCGTGCTGGTGGGCGACGACCCCGGGTCGCACGCGTACGTCCGCGGCAAGCACTCCGACTGCGCCAAGGTCGGCATCACCTCGATCCGCCGCGACCTGCCCGCCGACGTCAGCCAGGCCGAGCTCGACGAGACGCTCGACGAGCTCAACGCCAACCCGGAGTGCACGGGCTACATCGTGCAACTGCCGCTGCCTCATCACCTCGACGAGAACGCCGCGCTGGAGCGGGTGGACCCGGCCAAGGACGCCGACGGGCTGCACCCGACCAACCTCGGCCGCCTGGTGCTGGGCAAGGACGCCCCGCTGCCGTGCACGCCGCGCGGCATCGTGCATCTGCTGCGCCGCTATGACGTACCGATCGCCGGCGCGCACGTGGTGGTGATCGGCCGCGGTGTCACCGTGGGTCGCCCGCTGGGCCTGCTGCTTACCCGCCGCAGTGAGAATGCCACAGTTACGTTGTGCCACACCGGAACTCGCGATCTGCCCTCGCTGACCCGGCAGGCCGACATCATCGTCGCCGCCGTGGGTGTGCCGCACATGCTGACCGCCGACATGGTCCGTCCGGGCGCGGCGGTGGTCGACGTCGGTGTGAGCCGGGTGGACGGCAAGCTCACCGGCGACGTGCACCCCGACGTGTGGGAAGTGGCCGGGCACATCTCGCCCAACCCGGGTGGGGTGGGTCCGCTGACCCGGGCGTTCCTGCTCACCAACGTCGTCGAACTGGCCGAAGGGGCGCTGTGA
- the metX gene encoding homoserine O-acetyltransferase MetX encodes MTATDERAVTLPAEGEVGVVDIGPLTLENGAVIEDVSIAVQRWGELSPNRDNVVVVLHALTGDSHVTGPAGPGHPTPGWWDGVAGPGAPIDTNRWCAVATNVLGGCRGSTGPSSLARDGRPWGSRFPLITVRDQMAADVAALAALGITEVAAVIGGSMGGARALEWMIGYPERVRAALVLAVGARATADQIGTQSTQIAAIKSDPDWQGGDYHGTGRSPQTGLELARRFAHLTYRGEVELDTRFGNGTQGDEDPLTGGRYAVQNYLEYQGAKLVKRFDAGSYVALTETLSNHDVGRGRGGVSAALRSCPVPTVVGGITSDRLYPLRLQQELADLLPGCNGLTVVESIYGHDGFLVETEAVGQLIKQTLDLADGDGARRL; translated from the coding sequence GTGACTGCCACAGATGAGCGCGCCGTGACGCTGCCGGCCGAAGGTGAGGTCGGCGTCGTCGACATCGGCCCGCTGACGCTGGAGAACGGCGCGGTGATCGAGGACGTCTCGATCGCGGTGCAGCGGTGGGGCGAGCTGTCCCCCAACCGCGACAACGTGGTCGTCGTCCTGCACGCGCTCACCGGCGACTCACATGTCACCGGTCCCGCCGGGCCCGGACATCCGACGCCGGGCTGGTGGGACGGGGTGGCCGGCCCGGGCGCCCCGATCGACACCAACCGCTGGTGCGCGGTCGCCACCAACGTGCTGGGCGGCTGTCGTGGCTCCACCGGGCCCAGCTCGCTGGCCCGCGACGGCAGGCCGTGGGGCTCGCGCTTCCCGCTGATCACGGTGCGCGACCAGATGGCCGCCGACGTCGCGGCGCTGGCCGCGCTGGGCATCACCGAGGTCGCCGCGGTCATCGGTGGTTCGATGGGCGGCGCCCGCGCGCTGGAGTGGATGATCGGCTACCCCGAGCGGGTGCGTGCCGCGCTGGTGCTTGCCGTCGGCGCGCGCGCCACGGCCGACCAGATCGGGACGCAGAGCACCCAGATCGCGGCGATCAAGTCCGACCCCGATTGGCAGGGCGGTGATTACCACGGCACCGGTCGCAGCCCGCAGACGGGACTGGAGCTGGCCCGTCGCTTCGCGCATCTGACCTACCGCGGCGAGGTCGAGCTGGACACCCGCTTCGGCAACGGCACCCAGGGCGATGAGGACCCGCTGACCGGTGGCCGCTACGCGGTGCAGAACTACCTGGAGTACCAGGGCGCCAAGCTGGTCAAGCGATTCGACGCGGGCAGCTACGTGGCGCTGACCGAGACGCTGTCCAACCACGACGTGGGCCGCGGACGCGGCGGGGTGAGTGCCGCGTTGCGCTCCTGCCCGGTGCCGACCGTGGTCGGCGGGATCACCTCCGACCGGCTCTACCCGCTGCGGCTGCAGCAGGAGCTGGCTGATCTGCTGCCCGGCTGCAACGGGCTCACCGTGGTCGAGTCGATCTACGGCCACGACGGCTTCCTGGTCGAAACCGAGGCGGTGGGCCAGCTGATCAAGCAGACCCTCGACCTGGCCGACGGGGACGGGGCGCGCCGGCTGTGA
- a CDS encoding class I SAM-dependent methyltransferase yields MTESRPDRSLSFGSEAAAYERGRPSYPPEAIDWLLPPGTRDVLDLGAGTGKLTTRLVERGLDVVAVDPIAEMLELLSSALPDTPALLGTAEQIPLPDNSVDTVLVAQAWHWFDPERAVAEVARVLRPGGRLGLVWNTRDERLGWVKDLGNIIGHENDRFSEQVSLPAPFADLARRRVEWTNYLTPQALIDLVASRSYCITSPAEVRTRTLDQVRELLATHPALANSSGLALPYITVCIRATLDG; encoded by the coding sequence GTGACCGAGTCACGCCCGGATCGGTCGCTGTCCTTCGGGTCAGAGGCCGCCGCCTACGAGCGGGGCCGGCCGTCGTATCCGCCGGAGGCGATCGACTGGCTGCTGCCGCCGGGTACGCGTGACGTCCTCGACCTGGGTGCCGGGACCGGCAAGCTGACCACCCGCCTCGTGGAGCGCGGCCTCGACGTCGTTGCCGTCGACCCGATCGCCGAGATGCTCGAACTGTTGAGCTCGGCACTGCCGGACACGCCGGCGCTGCTGGGCACCGCCGAGCAGATCCCGTTGCCCGACAACAGTGTTGACACTGTGCTGGTGGCGCAAGCCTGGCACTGGTTCGACCCGGAGCGCGCGGTCGCCGAGGTGGCGCGGGTGCTGCGGCCCGGCGGTCGACTCGGGCTGGTGTGGAACACCCGCGACGAACGACTGGGCTGGGTCAAGGATTTGGGCAACATCATCGGCCACGAGAACGACCGCTTCAGCGAACAGGTGAGCCTGCCTGCGCCGTTCGCCGATCTCGCACGCCGTCGCGTCGAGTGGACGAATTACCTTACCCCGCAAGCACTTATCGACCTGGTGGCCTCGCGGAGCTACTGCATCACCTCCCCGGCGGAGGTCCGCACCCGTACGCTCGATCAGGTGCGTGAGCTGCTGGCCACCCATCCCGCGCTGGCCAACTCCAGCGGACTGGCGTTGCCCTACATCACCGTGTGCATCCGCGCGACCCTCGACGGCTAG
- a CDS encoding ATP-binding cassette domain-containing protein, with the protein MAMSRPAAPALTVRSDGSERTFAAGHDVVVGRDLRADVRIAHPLISRAHLVLRFDHGRWMAIDNGSLNGMFVNGRRMTSVDITDGTTVNVGNPDGPTINFGVGRHQGSVGRPPQTSSVRISAPPSSPSWPSYQPPPQPQPSYQPPAAAPTQMRPIESRSGGSSNIATSMLKILRPGPPAETPPGGVTIGRATDNDIVIPDVLASRHHATLIPTPGGTEIADNRSINGTFVNGTRVDTALLNEGDVVTIGNVDLVFAGGTLVRRTETEAATATGGLEVRAVTWTIEHDKTLLDNISFSARPGTLTAVIGPSGAGKSTLARLIAGYTHPTSGTVAFEGHNIHAEYASLRSRIGMVPQDDVVHGQLTVDQALMYAAELRLPPDTTKEDRQQVVAQVLAELEMTQHADTRVDKLSGGQRKRASVALELLTGPSLLILDEPTSGLDPALDRQVMTMLRQLADAGRVVLVVTHSLTYLDVSDQVLLLAPGGRTAFRGPPSQIGPTMGTTNWADIFSNVASDPDGAYRRYQALTGPTPPPPPLEKPSDIGEPTHTSLLRQFSTIVRRQTRLIVSDRGYFAFLALLPFIMGVLSLAVPGTVGLGVPDPMGSAPNEPGQILVLLNVGAIFMGTALTIRDLIGERAIFRREQAVGLSTTAYLLAKVFVYSVFAIAQSSIATAITVAGKGAPTQGATALGSPTLELFVGMAATTVASAMLGLLLSAAARSNEQIMPLLVVAIMSQLVFSGGMIPVTDRLVLDQLSWFTPARWGFAASASTVDLIKLVPGPLTPKDHWWEHRGSIWWFDIGILSLLSLGYLSFVRWKIRLKGA; encoded by the coding sequence GTGGCGATGAGTCGACCAGCCGCGCCCGCGCTGACCGTTCGGTCCGACGGCTCGGAGCGCACCTTCGCCGCAGGGCACGACGTCGTGGTTGGCCGCGACCTTCGTGCTGACGTGCGCATCGCGCACCCGCTGATCTCGCGTGCCCATTTGGTGTTGCGCTTCGACCACGGCCGGTGGATGGCGATCGACAACGGGTCGCTCAACGGCATGTTCGTCAACGGCCGCCGGATGACGTCGGTCGACATCACCGACGGGACGACGGTCAACGTCGGCAACCCCGACGGGCCCACCATCAACTTCGGAGTCGGCCGGCACCAGGGTTCGGTGGGTCGTCCGCCGCAGACGTCCTCGGTGCGCATCTCGGCGCCGCCGTCGAGCCCGTCGTGGCCGAGCTACCAGCCGCCACCGCAACCGCAACCGAGCTACCAGCCGCCCGCGGCCGCGCCGACTCAGATGCGCCCGATCGAGAGCAGGTCCGGCGGTTCGTCGAACATCGCGACCTCGATGCTGAAGATCCTGCGGCCGGGTCCGCCGGCGGAGACCCCGCCCGGTGGCGTGACGATCGGCCGCGCCACCGACAACGACATCGTCATCCCCGACGTCCTCGCCTCACGCCATCACGCCACGTTGATCCCCACCCCCGGCGGGACGGAGATCGCCGACAACCGCAGCATCAACGGCACCTTCGTCAACGGCACCCGGGTGGACACCGCCCTGCTGAACGAAGGTGACGTGGTCACCATTGGCAACGTCGACCTCGTCTTCGCCGGCGGCACGCTGGTGCGCCGCACCGAGACCGAGGCCGCCACCGCGACCGGCGGGCTCGAGGTGCGGGCGGTGACGTGGACCATCGAGCACGACAAGACGCTGCTGGACAACATCTCGTTCTCGGCCCGTCCGGGCACGCTGACCGCGGTGATCGGCCCGTCGGGGGCCGGTAAGTCCACCCTGGCTCGGCTGATCGCCGGCTACACCCACCCGACCAGCGGCACGGTGGCGTTCGAGGGTCACAACATCCACGCCGAGTACGCCTCGCTGCGCTCCCGGATCGGGATGGTGCCGCAGGATGACGTGGTGCACGGCCAGCTGACGGTCGACCAGGCGCTGATGTACGCCGCCGAGCTGCGGCTGCCGCCGGACACCACCAAGGAGGACCGCCAGCAGGTGGTCGCCCAGGTGCTGGCCGAGTTGGAGATGACCCAGCACGCCGACACCCGGGTGGACAAACTGTCCGGCGGCCAGCGCAAGCGCGCCTCGGTGGCACTCGAGCTGCTGACCGGCCCGTCGCTGCTGATCCTCGACGAGCCCACCTCGGGTCTGGACCCCGCCCTGGACCGTCAGGTGATGACGATGCTGCGCCAGCTGGCCGACGCCGGCCGCGTGGTGCTGGTGGTCACGCACTCGCTGACCTACCTCGACGTGTCCGACCAGGTACTGTTACTGGCTCCCGGCGGCAGGACCGCGTTCCGCGGGCCGCCCAGCCAGATCGGTCCCACGATGGGGACCACAAACTGGGCGGACATCTTCAGCAATGTCGCCAGTGACCCCGACGGCGCATATCGGCGCTATCAGGCGCTGACCGGGCCCACGCCCCCGCCGCCGCCGCTGGAGAAACCGTCCGACATCGGCGAGCCGACTCACACCAGCCTGTTGCGGCAGTTCTCGACGATTGTGCGACGCCAGACCCGGCTGATCGTCTCCGACCGCGGCTACTTCGCATTCCTGGCGCTGCTGCCTTTCATCATGGGCGTGCTGTCCCTGGCAGTCCCCGGGACCGTCGGCCTCGGTGTCCCCGACCCGATGGGGTCCGCGCCCAACGAGCCGGGCCAGATCCTGGTGCTGCTCAACGTGGGCGCGATCTTCATGGGCACCGCATTGACCATCCGCGACCTGATCGGTGAGCGCGCGATCTTCCGCCGCGAGCAGGCGGTGGGGCTGTCCACGACGGCCTATCTGCTTGCCAAGGTCTTCGTGTACTCGGTGTTCGCGATCGCCCAGTCGTCGATCGCCACGGCCATCACCGTCGCCGGCAAGGGCGCGCCGACCCAGGGCGCGACCGCGCTGGGTAGCCCCACCCTGGAACTCTTCGTCGGGATGGCCGCGACCACCGTCGCCTCGGCGATGCTGGGCCTGCTGCTGTCCGCGGCGGCCCGGTCCAACGAGCAGATCATGCCGCTGCTGGTGGTGGCGATCATGAGCCAGCTGGTGTTCTCCGGCGGCATGATCCCGGTGACGGATCGCCTCGTGCTCGACCAGTTGTCCTGGTTCACCCCGGCGCGTTGGGGTTTCGCCGCGTCGGCCTCGACGGTGGATTTGATCAAGCTGGTGCCCGGTCCGCTGACGCCGAAGGACCATTGGTGGGAGCACCGCGGTTCGATCTGGTGGTTCGACATCGGAATACTCTCGCTGTTGAGTCTGGGCTACCTGAGCTTTGTGCGGTGGAAGATCCGGCTGAAGGGGGCGTGA